One genomic window of Psychrobacillus sp. INOP01 includes the following:
- a CDS encoding bifunctional diguanylate cyclase/phosphodiesterase, which translates to MTVKKTYRKISFRIVIIYIIISLFWILLSDVLLFRFFPESMFISMMKGIIYISLSALLLLYLMKQSWSVQNDLIAKEYVDDLTGLQNRSSLQKNLTMILQNEERFHLLFIDFDRFKMINDLYGHEIGDIVLKKVSDTLRDNSHIRFSDIISRWVADEFVVVLKNKSDHEVDLFVNSLLAETSAPIHIAGNEIVNHISIGSVHYPEDTTKSSELLRFAEIAAEEAKKNGGLTHVRYRKELSDKANRELYLEEGLKYAIEKQELFLNFQPQIATNTHQIIGVETLIRWVHEEQFISPGEFIPVAEKSGLIIEIGDLVLRETCINIPIIEESLGKELDFSVNVSARQFYQKDYIARTKQIIKETNIDPAKIVLEITESIIMEYTDFVIESLHELRKFGFQIAIDDFGTGYSSFKYLELLPVNIIKIDQSFTQSIEKIRTKAIVQSIISLAHNLDMKILAEGVENLFQVASLREMDCHYLQGYYFSKPLTLDNLIKYYK; encoded by the coding sequence ATGACGGTGAAAAAAACATATCGAAAAATATCGTTTCGTATTGTAATTATTTATATAATAATTAGTTTGTTTTGGATATTATTATCTGATGTATTATTATTTAGATTTTTCCCAGAAAGTATGTTTATATCGATGATGAAAGGTATTATTTATATAAGCTTAAGTGCACTTTTACTTTTGTATTTGATGAAGCAATCCTGGAGTGTTCAAAATGACCTGATCGCGAAGGAATATGTGGATGATTTAACCGGGCTTCAAAATAGGAGCTCCTTGCAGAAGAATCTAACAATGATATTACAGAATGAAGAAAGATTTCATTTGTTATTTATCGATTTTGATCGATTTAAGATGATTAATGACTTATACGGACATGAAATAGGGGACATTGTATTAAAGAAGGTCTCAGACACATTACGTGATAATTCCCATATTAGATTCTCAGATATTATATCTAGGTGGGTTGCAGATGAATTTGTTGTTGTTTTGAAGAATAAATCGGATCATGAAGTGGACTTGTTTGTAAATAGCTTACTAGCAGAAACCTCCGCTCCGATACATATAGCAGGTAATGAAATAGTGAATCATATTAGTATTGGTTCAGTTCATTACCCTGAGGATACGACAAAGAGCTCTGAACTATTGCGTTTTGCCGAAATTGCAGCCGAAGAGGCAAAGAAAAATGGCGGGTTAACCCACGTAAGGTATCGTAAAGAATTATCTGACAAAGCAAATAGAGAATTATATTTAGAAGAAGGTTTAAAGTACGCAATAGAGAAACAAGAGTTATTTCTTAACTTCCAACCACAGATTGCCACTAACACACATCAGATTATTGGAGTAGAAACACTTATTCGTTGGGTTCACGAGGAGCAGTTTATTTCACCAGGAGAGTTTATACCTGTTGCCGAAAAAAGTGGATTAATAATAGAAATCGGTGACTTAGTTTTACGGGAAACTTGTATTAACATTCCAATAATTGAAGAATCCCTCGGTAAAGAATTAGACTTTAGTGTGAATGTATCAGCCAGACAATTTTATCAAAAAGATTATATAGCTCGAACAAAACAAATTATTAAAGAAACAAATATAGATCCAGCTAAAATAGTTCTAGAAATTACTGAATCCATCATTATGGAGTATACTGATTTTGTCATTGAATCATTGCATGAGTTACGAAAATTTGGCTTTCAAATTGCAATTGATGATTTTGGGACAGGTTATTCTTCGTTTAAATATTTAGAATTGCTTCCGGTAAATATTATTAAAATAGACCAGAGCTTTACACAGTCTATTGAAAAAATTAGAACAAAGGCAATTGTTCAATCCATCATTTCTCTGGCACATAACTTAGATATGAAGATTTTGGCTGAAGGAGTAGAAAATCTCTTCCAAGTGGCTAGTTTGAGGGAAATGGACTGTCATTATCTACAAGGATATTATTTCAGTAAACCTTTAACATTAGATAATCTTATTAAGTACTATAAGTAG
- the mscL gene encoding large conductance mechanosensitive channel protein MscL, with protein MWKDFKEFAFKGNVLDLAIAVVIGTAFGKIVTSLVEHIIMPTIGLLLPSGKFSSLHYKEILFGNFIQSVFDFLVIAFAIFMFIRLLSKFKRKEDVVEVTKEAPPVDSKEVLLEEIRDLLKKQNNL; from the coding sequence ATGTGGAAAGACTTTAAAGAGTTTGCCTTTAAAGGTAATGTGCTAGATTTAGCTATTGCGGTTGTAATTGGTACAGCTTTTGGAAAAATTGTTACTTCATTAGTTGAACATATTATCATGCCTACTATTGGTTTACTACTTCCTAGTGGGAAGTTTTCTTCTTTACATTATAAAGAAATTTTATTCGGAAATTTTATACAATCCGTTTTTGATTTTTTAGTTATCGCTTTTGCTATTTTTATGTTTATTCGATTATTATCTAAATTTAAACGTAAAGAGGATGTTGTGGAAGTTACGAAAGAAGCTCCTCCTGTTGATTCTAAAGAAGTATTATTGGAAGAAATTAGAGATTTATTGAAAAAACAAAATAACTTATAA
- a CDS encoding SCO family protein has protein sequence MKKLFVVLFISLFVLVGCGSSGNFEAQTNWEVSDFEYDNQRGETVSLEDLKGTVWLSTFIFTNCETVCPPMTFNMSDIQAMLSEKGIEDYKIVAFSVDPEVDTPDKLQEYIGNYDVVDESKWELLTGYTQEHISGFAADSFKTLVRDDPNTNQVIHGTSFYLVDQNGVVVKNYSGNTDVPKEEIVIDVETLIEDGK, from the coding sequence ATGAAAAAATTATTTGTTGTTTTATTTATTTCCTTATTTGTTCTTGTTGGCTGCGGAAGCAGTGGTAATTTTGAAGCACAGACAAACTGGGAAGTTTCCGATTTTGAATATGATAACCAGCGTGGAGAAACGGTATCTTTAGAAGATTTAAAAGGCACAGTATGGTTGTCGACCTTTATTTTCACAAATTGTGAAACAGTATGTCCTCCAATGACATTCAATATGAGTGACATTCAAGCGATGTTAAGTGAAAAGGGTATAGAGGATTACAAAATTGTTGCATTTAGTGTAGACCCAGAAGTTGATACCCCAGATAAACTTCAGGAATACATCGGAAATTACGATGTAGTAGATGAAAGCAAATGGGAACTCTTAACTGGCTATACACAAGAACACATTAGTGGCTTTGCAGCAGACTCGTTTAAAACCTTAGTTCGAGATGATCCGAATACAAACCAGGTTATTCATGGCACATCGTTCTATTTAGTAGACCAAAATGGTGTAGTTGTAAAAAACTATAGTGGTAATACAGATGTACCAAAAGAGGAAATTGTAATTGATGTTGAAACATTAATTGAAGATGGAAAATAA
- a CDS encoding YvrJ family protein, with amino-acid sequence MEQWLSVIQDIGFPIFVSFYLMHRVETKLEEIKNVLLSLN; translated from the coding sequence ATGGAGCAATGGCTAAGTGTAATTCAAGATATAGGTTTTCCAATCTTTGTGTCATTTTATTTGATGCACCGAGTGGAAACAAAACTAGAAGAAATAAAAAACGTACTGTTATCGCTAAATTAG
- a CDS encoding DUF2922 domain-containing protein, with translation MTKTLQLQFETALGKNVTISVDEPKSNLTGTEIQTGMQAIIASNAFQSDGSPLAVFKSAKVVDRTVTEII, from the coding sequence ATGACTAAAACACTACAGCTACAGTTTGAAACAGCACTTGGAAAGAATGTCACAATATCAGTAGATGAACCGAAAAGCAATCTAACAGGAACGGAAATTCAAACAGGAATGCAAGCAATTATTGCAAGTAATGCGTTTCAATCAGATGGATCTCCTTTGGCTGTTTTTAAAAGTGCCAAGGTAGTAGACCGCACAGTTACCGAAATTATTTAA
- a CDS encoding DUF1659 domain-containing protein has translation MANLEYKHAVLKLIFEGEVTEDGKMITKSKSYRNVRSNLTADQLDTVATTLSSFSERPYIGAEKIETMQVI, from the coding sequence ATGGCAAACCTAGAGTATAAGCATGCAGTTTTAAAACTCATTTTCGAAGGAGAGGTAACCGAAGACGGTAAGATGATAACAAAGTCAAAATCTTATCGTAATGTTCGGTCAAATTTAACAGCAGACCAACTTGATACTGTTGCTACAACACTTAGTTCATTTTCCGAGAGACCATACATCGGAGCAGAAAAGATTGAAACGATGCAAGTAATCTAA
- a CDS encoding DUF2621 domain-containing protein — MLEGWFLWFILFWVVLLVILMGIGGFFMFRKFGKALPKKDGKSDLDWEEYYVDQTIHLWNDEQKHLLNELVSPVPDLFRPVAKQKIAGKIGQLAIEEKATSITRELLIRGYIIATPKRDHKFLRKKLAELDIDVTPFDKYFELSVDKTSN; from the coding sequence TTGCTAGAAGGTTGGTTTTTATGGTTTATCCTTTTTTGGGTTGTACTTTTAGTGATACTGATGGGAATTGGCGGCTTCTTTATGTTCCGCAAGTTTGGAAAGGCACTACCTAAGAAAGACGGTAAATCTGATTTAGATTGGGAAGAATACTATGTAGATCAAACAATCCATCTTTGGAATGATGAGCAAAAGCATCTGCTCAATGAATTGGTTTCTCCAGTTCCTGATTTGTTCAGACCAGTTGCTAAACAAAAAATAGCAGGGAAAATTGGACAGTTAGCTATAGAGGAAAAAGCAACATCTATTACTCGTGAGCTATTAATACGCGGGTATATCATTGCCACTCCAAAGAGAGATCATAAATTTTTACGCAAAAAACTTGCTGAATTGGACATTGATGTAACACCTTTTGACAAGTATTTCGAGCTCTCAGTGGACAAGACATCTAATTAA
- a CDS encoding CcdC family protein, whose product MLDKISPNMMLIASTVVAIGMGILVTMVRAKAAKRPASVKKILLPPMFMSTGALMFIFPYFRVTLMEFIEAIGVGMLFSIVLIWTSKFERRDGEIYLKQSKAFIFILFGLLIVRIVGKIILSSTIDIGALSGMFWILAFGMIVPWRIAMYLQYKKIQNKKEKVSVL is encoded by the coding sequence ATGTTAGATAAAATATCTCCAAATATGATGCTGATTGCTTCCACAGTGGTCGCAATTGGTATGGGAATACTCGTTACAATGGTTCGAGCAAAAGCTGCTAAGCGACCAGCAAGTGTGAAAAAGATATTATTGCCACCAATGTTCATGTCAACCGGTGCATTAATGTTTATTTTTCCATATTTCCGTGTTACTTTGATGGAATTTATAGAAGCAATTGGTGTAGGAATGCTATTCTCTATTGTTCTTATTTGGACATCTAAATTTGAACGAAGAGACGGAGAAATATATTTAAAGCAATCGAAGGCATTTATATTTATCTTGTTTGGTTTGTTGATTGTCCGTATTGTAGGCAAAATAATACTGAGTTCTACAATAGACATTGGTGCACTTAGTGGTATGTTTTGGATACTAGCATTTGGAATGATTGTTCCTTGGAGAATTGCCATGTATCTGCAATATAAAAAAATACAAAATAAGAAGGAAAAAGTGAGCGTCCTATAA
- a CDS encoding response regulator: protein MPTVLVVDDAIFMRTTIKRMLENHQFEVVGEASNGLEAIEQYKTLLPDVVTMDITMPGMNGIEAVKEIIAEYPDAKIVMVTALGQQKLIVDALEFGAKDFITKPFDPDQIVNVLHNVTSDM from the coding sequence ATGCCAACAGTATTAGTAGTAGATGATGCTATATTTATGCGTACAACGATTAAGAGAATGCTAGAAAATCATCAGTTTGAAGTTGTTGGCGAAGCATCTAATGGACTAGAAGCAATAGAGCAATATAAGACGCTTTTACCGGATGTCGTAACGATGGATATAACGATGCCTGGTATGAATGGGATAGAAGCTGTAAAAGAAATTATAGCGGAATATCCAGATGCTAAAATAGTGATGGTTACTGCCTTGGGTCAACAAAAGTTAATCGTGGATGCACTGGAATTTGGAGCAAAAGATTTTATCACAAAACCTTTCGATCCAGATCAAATTGTGAATGTGTTACATAATGTTACTTCTGATATGTAG
- a CDS encoding cytochrome c biogenesis CcdA family protein: MSTDVNFLLAFGAGFLSFISPCTLPLYPAFLSYITGMSLEEIKTDKKLMQKRGMLHTLFFLLGFSIIFVAIGFATSLVGTFFIQYDDLLRQIGAIFIIIFGLIIVGIFKPEFLMKEKKIQFKNRPAGYLGTVLIGMAFAAGWTPCTGPILAAVIVMAGSNPDAGIWYMLAYVLGFAIPFFVLSFFVTRLNWIRKNSNLIVKVGGYIMIALGLILFFDGLTYIIRILSPVFGGFTGF; this comes from the coding sequence GTGAGTACAGATGTAAACTTCCTACTGGCATTTGGTGCAGGGTTTTTAAGCTTCATTTCACCTTGTACGCTACCATTGTATCCTGCATTCTTATCATACATTACAGGAATGTCATTAGAAGAAATAAAAACAGACAAGAAATTAATGCAAAAAAGAGGAATGCTTCATACATTATTCTTCTTATTAGGTTTTTCTATCATTTTTGTTGCAATAGGATTTGCAACGTCATTGGTGGGTACATTTTTCATACAATATGATGATCTACTTCGCCAAATTGGAGCAATATTTATTATCATATTCGGTTTAATCATAGTAGGCATATTTAAACCAGAGTTTTTAATGAAAGAGAAGAAAATTCAATTTAAAAATAGACCTGCTGGTTATTTGGGAACAGTTCTAATCGGTATGGCTTTTGCTGCGGGGTGGACCCCATGTACGGGACCGATTTTAGCGGCGGTTATAGTTATGGCTGGATCAAATCCTGACGCTGGTATTTGGTATATGCTTGCTTATGTATTAGGGTTTGCTATTCCATTTTTCGTATTGTCATTCTTTGTCACACGCCTTAACTGGATACGTAAAAATAGTAATTTAATTGTAAAAGTTGGCGGTTATATTATGATAGCACTTGGACTGATTTTATTTTTCGATGGTTTAACGTATATCATACGTATACTAAGCCCGGTTTTTGGAGGTTTCACTGGATTTTAA
- a CDS encoding SDR family oxidoreductase: MKVVVIGANGQIGQHVVKELQKNDNHSVKAMVRKEEQAETLKMNRIQSVIADLEGSVDDLAKAITGAEAVIFIAGSGGHTGPDKTLLIDLDGAVKTMEAAKQVGVNRYIMVSAYDADKRQNWNEAMRPYYVAKHYADRMLETSGLNYTIVRPGGLVNEPSTEKIAVGAEAKPSTITREDVAHTIIATLENEKTYHRAFNLVNGTQSIEVALNSL; encoded by the coding sequence ATGAAAGTAGTAGTAATTGGAGCAAACGGACAAATTGGACAACATGTGGTGAAGGAATTACAGAAGAATGACAATCACTCGGTTAAGGCGATGGTGAGAAAAGAAGAGCAAGCAGAGACACTAAAAATGAATAGAATTCAATCAGTAATAGCTGATTTAGAAGGTTCAGTCGATGATCTTGCGAAAGCTATTACTGGAGCAGAAGCGGTTATTTTTATAGCTGGTTCAGGCGGTCATACAGGTCCTGACAAAACATTATTAATCGATTTAGATGGTGCTGTTAAAACGATGGAAGCTGCTAAACAGGTTGGGGTAAATCGTTATATCATGGTCAGCGCATACGATGCCGATAAACGCCAAAATTGGAACGAAGCCATGCGTCCTTATTATGTAGCGAAACACTATGCGGATCGCATGCTTGAAACAAGTGGATTAAATTACACAATAGTTCGACCTGGTGGACTTGTAAACGAGCCATCAACCGAAAAAATTGCTGTAGGAGCTGAAGCTAAGCCGAGTACGATCACACGAGAAGACGTAGCGCATACAATTATTGCTACATTGGAAAATGAAAAAACCTACCATCGTGCATTTAACTTAGTAAACGGGACACAATCAATCGAAGTCGCGTTAAATAGCTTATAA